A stretch of Lactuca sativa cultivar Salinas chromosome 6, Lsat_Salinas_v11, whole genome shotgun sequence DNA encodes these proteins:
- the LOC111901562 gene encoding uncharacterized protein At4g06744 encodes MPMIVNFIFKIVVVVAFGVDIVHGGITSIIGNPVKVIKDELDGLTFIDQRLSVVYPLIQSFKNTISSDPLNITGSWVGSDICSYRGFYCDNPPDNKTAITLASIDFNGFQLTAPSLDGFLDQLPDLALFHANSNFFSGSISPNIAKLPYLYELDISNNLFSGSFPNSILGMNSLSFLDIRFNLFTGSIPPQLFTKDLDILFVNNNNFIQKLAEVLGNSHILYLTLANNKFYGPIPRTIARYLSGLSEVLLLNNMLSGCLPYELGFLKETVVFDAGNNLLTGPLPFSLGCLKKAEVLNFAGNLLYGMVPEVVCAMSSLANLSLSDNYFIQVGPICRGLMKKGVLDVRKNCIPGLPSQRPVWECAAFFAKPRYCSYMQTYHYLPCWLPHFGGSQMSLTELAPSPF; translated from the coding sequence ATGCCGATGATTGTTAATTTCATTTTCAAGATCGTTGTTGTCGTGGCTTTTGGAGTCGATATAGTTCATGGAGGAATAACTTCTATCATTGGAAACCCTGTCAAAGTAATCAAAGATGAACTCGATGGACTAACGTTCATTGATCAAAGACTCTCTGTTGTCTACCCGTTGATACAAAGCTTCAAGAACACCATCTCCTCCGACCCCCTTAACATCACCGGATCTTGGGTCGGGTCAGATATATGTAGTTACAGAGGGTTTTACTGTGACAACCCACCAGACAACAAAACTGCCATCACTCTTGCATCCATCGACTTCAATGGATTCCAACTCACAGCCCCAAGTCTTGATGGTTTCCTCGACCAACTACCCGACCTTGCGCTCTTTCATGCTAACTCTAACTTCTTTTCAGGCTCCATCTCTCCAAACATAGCTAAGCTTCCTTACCTGTACGAACTCGACATCAGCAACAACTTATTTTCTGGATCTTTTCCAAACTCGATACTAGGTATGAACAGCTTATCGTTTCTTGATATCCGGTTTAATCTCTTTACAGGTTCGATCCCACCTCAACTCTTCACAAAAGACTTGGACATCTTGTTTGTGAACAACAATAATTTCATTCAGAAACTGGCTGAAGTTCTCGGAAACTCACATATTCTATACCTCACCTTAGCCAACAACAAATTCTATGGACCAATTCCTCGTACCATCGCCAGATACTTGTCGGGTTTATCAGAGGTTTTGCTATTAAACAACATGCTGAGTGGATGCCTCCCTTATGAGCTCGGTTTCTTGAAAGAAACCGTGGTTTTTGACGCTGGGAACAACCTTTTAACAGGTCCATTACCATTTTCGTTAGGGTGTTTGAAGAAAGCAGAAGTGCTTAACTTCGCTGGGAACTTGTTGTATGGGATGGTGCCGGAAGTGGTTTGTGCCATGAGTAGTCTGGCTAACCTGTCGTTGTCTGATAACTATTTCATTCAAGTAGGTCCGATTTGCAGAGGGTTGATGAAGAAAGGGGTGCTTGACGTGAGGAAGAACTGCATCCCTGGGCTCCCATCTCAGAGGCCAGTATGGGAGTGTGCGGCATTCTTTGCAAAGCCTAGGTATTGTTCTTACATGCAGACATACCATTACCTTCCTTGTTGGTTGCCTCATTTCGGTGGTTCTCAGATGAGTCTCACGGAACTGGCTCCTTCACCTTTTTGA
- the LOC128126937 gene encoding uncharacterized protein LOC128126937: MLNRNREEGHKLLYRDYSADNCVYEAKDFKRRFRLSRDVFLRIVNVLESRYEFFQLRYDARGRREFTTLQKCVAVIRLMAMGESPDTMDDYMRMSERTARESLYTLSRGVVETFGDVYLRKPSLHDLQELYAAHEERHGFPGIIGSIDCTHWK; this comes from the exons ATGTTAAACAGAAATCGCGAGGAAGGACACAAACTTCTATATCGCGATTACTCTGCGGATAATTGTGTATACGAGGCGAAAGACTTCAAAAGAAGATTTCGTTTGAGTAGGGATGTGTTCTTACGAATCGTCAACGTCTTGGAAAGCCG GTACGAATTTTTTCAATTAAGATATGATGCTAGAGGTAGACGAGAGTTTACAACATTGCAGAAATGTGTTGCGGTCATTCGTTTGATGGCTATGGGGGAGTCACCCGACACCATGGACGACTATATGAGAATGTCTGAAAGAACCGCAAGGGAGAGTTTGTATACATTGTCAAGGGGTGTTGTTGAAACATTTGGAGACGTGTATTTGCGGAAACCTTCGTTGCATGATTTGCAAGAATTGTATGCGGCGCATGAAGAACGCCATGGGTTTCCCGGAATTATCGGAAGCATTGATTGCACACATtggaaatga